AAGCAGACTTTGAATGTTTTCTTGCTCCAATTCGGGAACAACTTTAGCAATTTCTGCTGCAATGAGTTCTTTAGTATTCATAGGTACTCCATTTCAAATCTTGTCATTCATACCTATTTTACCATTATTTTAGTTAATAGGGTAGGGACAAGAAAGCATCTATTAGGAAGTATTCCATGAAAAAATACAAAAATTCTGTTATAATATGCAAGGAATATACATAAAAAGAGGAAAGATAATGAAGAGAGATCGTCAAGCTGTTATCAAACAGATGATTTCAAGAGATAAGATTGGGACACAAGAGGAAATTAAGCAACGCCTAGAGGCGGAAGGTATCACGGTTACACAGGCTACCTTGTCACGTGATTTGCGTGAGATTGGCCTGTTGAAGCTTCGTGATGAGGAAGGTAAACTTTACTATAGTTTGTCTGAGCATGTGCTTTCAAGTTTGGATCCTACGGTTAAGGACTATGTCAAATCAGTTTCCCGTGCCCAGTTTATGCTGGTTCTCCATACAGAATTGGGTGAAGCAGATGTTTTGGCTAACCTGATTGATAGTGACGGTAATCCTGAAATTTTAGGAACCGTTGCTGGCGCAGATACCCTATTGGTAATCTGTAAGGACGCAGTGGTTGCTGAAAGATTGGAAAGTGAGTTTCACTGATGAAGACTCCCCATCAGGATTTCCAAAAAGCCAAAGAAGAGTTAATCGACCTCCTCAAACACCATGAGGCGGTTCTTGCTTTTCAAGAGGCTGAGAAAGCTATTGGACAGATCCCTCAGATTAGTTCTATGGCTGGACAGATGAAGGCCTATCAACAAGAAGCGGTGCTTTTTCAAAAAATTGAGAAACAACGTGCCTATGAGGAGGCAGGTGAGCAGGCAGATTTGATTCAGAATGAGTTGGAAAATTTGCCCATTGTTCAGGATTACCGTCAAAAGATGCAAGATGCCAGTGACTTGATTCAATATGTGACCAAGTCTATCGAAGAAAAGATTAACGAGGAGTTAAGACATGGCTAAGGAAAAGATATCTCCAGGAATGCAGCAGTATTTGGATATCAAGGAAAATTATCCAGATGCTTTTTTGCTGTTTCGGATGGGGGATTTTTACGAATTATTTTACGATGATGCCGTTAAGGCTGCTCAAATTTTGGAAATTAGCCTAACCAGTCGTAATAAGAACGCAGATAATCCCATTCCTATGGCAGGTGTTCCTTATCATTCGGCTCAAGCCTATATTGATGTCTTGGTTGAGATGGGCTACAAAGTAGCCATTGCTGAGCAGATGGAGGACCCTAAACAGGCTGTTGGCGTGGTTAAGCGTGAGGTAGTTCAGGTTATCACGCCAGGGACAGTGGTTGACAGCTCTAAACCTGATAATGCCAACAATTTCTTAGTAGCCATTGACAAGGTTGGAAGTCGATTCGGCCTGGCCTATATGGATGTATCAACGGGTGAATTTTTTGCGACAGAGTTGGATGATTTTAGTTCAGTTTGCAGTGAAATTCAGAATCTTAAGGCACGTGAAGTAGTCGTTGGGTATGATTTACCTGAAGCTGATGAACAAGTTTTGGTGAAGCAACTCAACCTGCTTCTCTCCAAGGAAACGGAGGTTTACGATGATGTCCACTTGATTGACACTAGTTTGACAGATTTGGAAAGCAGTGTGGCGGGTAAACTTCTCCAGTATGTTCATCGTACTCAGATGCGAGAGCTCAGTCATTTACAAAAGGCTCAGCACTATGAGATTAAGGATTACTTGCAGATGTCCTATGCGACCAAGTCAAGTTTGGATTTACTGGAAAATGCTAGAACGGGCAAGAAACACGGATCTCTTTTCTGGCTCTTGGATGAAACCAAGACAGCTATGGGAATGCGTCTCTTGCGAACTTGGATTGATCGTCCTTTAGTGAATCAAGCCACTATCACCGAGCGTCAGAATATTATCCAAGTTTTCTTGGACAATTTCTTCGAGCGTAGTGACTTGACTGAGAGTCTAAAAGGTGTTTACGATATTGAGCGACTGGCCAGTCGTGTTTCCTTTGGCAAGGCTAATCCAAAAGATTTGATTCAGCTAGGTCATACTTTGGCTCAAGTACCGGTGATTAAGGCGATTTTGGAGTCCTTTAATGATGAGGCCTTGTCACGCCTTTTACAAGAGTTAGATGCTCTGCCAGAATTAGAGAGTTTGATTCGGTCGGCTATTGATCCAGATGCTCCTGCAACCATTACAGAAGGTGGCATTATCCGTGCTGGTTTTGATGAGACCTTGGACAAGTATCGCAAGGTGATGAGTGAGGGAACCTCATGGATCGCAGATATCGAAGCTAAAGAACGTGAAGCGTCTGGTATTACAACACTAAAGATTGATTATAACCGTAAAGATGGTTATTACTTCCATGTGACCAACTCTAACCTTAGCTTGGTTCCTGACCATTTCTTCCGCAAGGCAACTCTGAAAAATTCAGAGCGCTTTGGAACTGCTGAGTTGGCTAAAATTGAAGGTGAGATGCTTGAGGCGCGTGAAAAATCATCAACGCTAGAGTATGATATTTTCATGCGTGTCCGTGAGCAGGTGGAACGCTATATTGACCGTTTGCAATCTTTGGCTAAAGCTATTGCGACAGTCGATGTGCTTCAGAGTCTAGCTGTTGTAGCAGAGACCAATCATTATGTTCGTCCTGTGTTCAATGATGAGCATCGTATTGTTATTGATCAAGGCCGTCATGCAGTGGTTGAGAAGGTTAT
The DNA window shown above is from Streptococcus salivarius and carries:
- the argR gene encoding arginine repressor; amino-acid sequence: MMKRDRQAVIKQMISRDKIGTQEEIKQRLEAEGITVTQATLSRDLREIGLLKLRDEEGKLYYSLSEHVLSSLDPTVKDYVKSVSRAQFMLVLHTELGEADVLANLIDSDGNPEILGTVAGADTLLVICKDAVVAERLESEFH
- a CDS encoding YlbF family regulator is translated as MKTPHQDFQKAKEELIDLLKHHEAVLAFQEAEKAIGQIPQISSMAGQMKAYQQEAVLFQKIEKQRAYEEAGEQADLIQNELENLPIVQDYRQKMQDASDLIQYVTKSIEEKINEELRHG
- the mutS gene encoding DNA mismatch repair protein MutS, whose product is MQQYLDIKENYPDAFLLFRMGDFYELFYDDAVKAAQILEISLTSRNKNADNPIPMAGVPYHSAQAYIDVLVEMGYKVAIAEQMEDPKQAVGVVKREVVQVITPGTVVDSSKPDNANNFLVAIDKVGSRFGLAYMDVSTGEFFATELDDFSSVCSEIQNLKAREVVVGYDLPEADEQVLVKQLNLLLSKETEVYDDVHLIDTSLTDLESSVAGKLLQYVHRTQMRELSHLQKAQHYEIKDYLQMSYATKSSLDLLENARTGKKHGSLFWLLDETKTAMGMRLLRTWIDRPLVNQATITERQNIIQVFLDNFFERSDLTESLKGVYDIERLASRVSFGKANPKDLIQLGHTLAQVPVIKAILESFNDEALSRLLQELDALPELESLIRSAIDPDAPATITEGGIIRAGFDETLDKYRKVMSEGTSWIADIEAKEREASGITTLKIDYNRKDGYYFHVTNSNLSLVPDHFFRKATLKNSERFGTAELAKIEGEMLEAREKSSTLEYDIFMRVREQVERYIDRLQSLAKAIATVDVLQSLAVVAETNHYVRPVFNDEHRIVIDQGRHAVVEKVMGVQEYIPNTITFDSQTNIQLITGPNMSGKSTYMRQLALSVVMAQMGSYVPADSIDLPVFDAIYTRIGAADDLISGQSTFMVEMMEANQAIKRATPNSLIIFDELGRGTATYDGMALAQSIIEFIHDKVGAKTMFATHYHELTALSNTLTHLVNVHVATLEKEGEVTFLHKIVDGPADKSYGIHVAKIAGLPAALLERADTILTQLEGDTVTIQPQEKVSPQEKPATETHVNEQISLFDDFTENPVLQELRDLDIYNMTPMQVMMAVADLKQKL